TATTACGCATTCTCCAGTCTTCAGGTCTTCCTCTCCTGTCCCAACGGTTTCATCTTCTACGACTAATGGTAATTCTCCTGTACCTCCCATCCAGTTTACATTAGATAATGATGATCTAAATGTTCCTATTGCTTTACGGAAACCTACTCGTCATGCTAGTATTCCTACTCGATTTAAGGATGGAGTAGGGTACAAACATGACATCACTAACTTTGTATCCTAtgagtctctctctccatcttatcaGAGTTTTATAGCTTCTTTGTCCTCTGTCTCCATACCCGAGAACTGGAAGGTTGCTAGGAAAATCCCAAGTGGAAAGCCGCCATGCCTGAAGAAATGCAAgcactagaaaaaaataatacatggaaacttgtacctttgccagctgGTAAACAAACTGTGGGATGCAAATGGATTTTTACAGTTAAACAGACACCTGAGGGTACTGTTGAACGGTACAAAGCTCGCTTGGTAGCAAAAGGATATACACAGACTTATggcattgactatgatgaaacttttgcacctgttgcaaaaatgaactatgttagaacccttatatcatgtgctgctaatttCGGGTGGGATCTGTTCCAGCTCGATGTAAAGAACgcttttcttcatggagaacttcaggAGGAAGTATATATGGATGTTCCTCCAGGATTTGCTACTGCTCAAACAGTGGGCAAAGTATGCCAGTTACGACGATCTCTTTATGGTTTAAAGCAGTCACCTCGTGCTTGGTTCGATCGCTTCCGATAAGCAATTATTCAGATGGGGTATAAACAAAGCAATGCAGATCACACACTCTTCTTTCGGCACAACAAGGGTATGATTGCTATTTTGattgtctatgttgatgatattgtggtCACAAGAGATGATTCTGAGGAGATAGCTCATTTGAAGGCTCAGCTAGCACAGGCATTTGAGGTGAAGGATCTTGGATATCTtcgatatttttttgggatagaagttgctcgttcttcaaaaaaaatttttctctcccaaagaaaatatattctagatcttCTTACAGAAGTCGGTATGTTGGGATGTCGACCTATTGCTACTCCTATTAAACAAAATCATCGACTAGTAGCTGATACCGGTGTTCCTATTGATCGAGAACGTTATCAACGATTGGTAGGACGTTTGATTTATCTATCTCATATACGGCCTGATATTGCATTCGCCGTTAGTGTGGTAAGTCAGTTTATGCATGATCCACGTTCAGTTCATATGGATGCTGTGACACGGATACTTCGTTACCTCAAAAGCTGTCCTGGTCGTGGTTTACTTTATTCTAATCATGGCAACCTACGGGTGGAGTGTTATACAGATGCTGATTGGGCTGGATCACTTGATGACCGTCGTTCTACCTCAGGTTACTGTACTTTTGTTGGAGGTAATCTAGTCACTTGGCGAAGCAAGAAACAGAATGTAGTTGCTCGATCTACTGCTGAAGCAGAGTATCGAGCTATGGCACATGGCGTGTGCGAAATTTTATGGTTGCGGATCTTGTTATTGGATCTAGGCCTTTATCAGTCATCGCCCCTTATGCTATATTGTGACAATAAGGCAGCaatcaatattgctaataatccagtacaacatgatcggacgaagcacatcgagatcgatcgacattttatcaagaaaaagctTGATGCCAGAATCATTTGTATGCCTTATGTGCGATCTGCTAGTCAACTAGCAGACATTTTGACCAAAGGTCTTAGTGTACCTTCTTTTTCATTTATTCGTGACAAGATGGGTCTTTATGATATCTATAACccatcttgagggggagtgttgaaatgagctgtaaatccctctgattaggaatgcaatcatctaattagagggaaatatatttgtataattcctaaattgaatcccgctgattaggaatgcaatcgtctaattagaggaaaatatatttgtataattcttaaattgaatccctctgattaggaatacaATCGTCTGATTAGagggaaatatatttgtataattcctaaattgagcccatgaaaattaataaaaagggccCATTTGGTCCTAGAGATGTATCCTTCTTCCTCTGAAATTTTCGTCTTCACcctcttttctattcttcttctgtTTATATTTCTGTTTGTCAACACATGCATTTTGCTTGTTTCATTTTCTTGTAATTTTAAACATTAATTCTATCAAATACTCCAGTAAGCTCACATCATGTGCTCTATATTTAGTCGGTTATCTAGAACCAGCgaatgaagcatataaaatttaaatgaataacgtttcatcataatttttaaatgtTACTTCCCTTGAATACTGGGTAGCTTTCACCTTTTTTGAATTTATTCTATTTTTGTATTTCCTTTATGGTATTTATTTAGCATCCAGGATTGACCTGAGTTACCAAGTTGACTCATCGAAGTCAAAAAAATTGTAAGTAGACAAGTAGTGGGTCACAAGTTTTCTAACCTTATTCATATTATCgagcaaaaaattttatttttttattttctttttttttgcagtGCTTAGTGGACTGCAGAATCTACGTGAGTTGGATCTCTCTGACAACCAACTCAATGGAAGTCTTCCTTTATCTCTAAAGAAACTGGTTTCTCTTCAATATTTAGATCTTTCTTCCAACCTATTTGATGGGCATTTCTCATTTTCCTCCTTTGCTAATCTTTCAAACCTTGAATATGTGGACTTGTCAGACAATGCGGAATTATTTATACATCTGGATGGTGGAAAGTTTGTTCCGTCCTTTCAGCTACGGTTCCTCATCTTATCACATTGTAATCTTGATGGGAACCCCCTTGCAAGACCAGCTTTTCTTGCTTCCCAATACAAGTTAGAAGGTCTTGATCTTTCTCACAATAACTTGAAAGGAAATTTTCCCAACTGGTTGTTCAAAAATCTTACCAGACTAACATATCTCAACTTGAGAAATACCTCAATGACGGGTGCATTGCAGTTCCCGAATCATCCGAATGCAGTCATGTCCATAGTTGATCTCTCTATGAATTTCCTCAATGGATCGATTCCTACAGACATCGGCACGATATTTCCAAATATGACGGCTCTGAATTTATCCTCCAATCATCTAACTGGAAATATCCCTTCATCATTGGGTAACATGAGCAATTTGCGAGACTTGGATTTGTCCAATAATAATTTATCCGGTGAAGTACCAACTAGCCTTATGCTCGATTGCACTGAATTGTGGCTTCTGAAGCTTTCCAACAACAACTTGCACGGCAAGCTGCTTGGTACAGATCATAGTCATGCTTCTCCTCCATTTGTTTTTCTGGATGGAAACAATTTTACTGGAACATTGCGGAGCTTTCTGTCACAACAACAGCAATTATTTGTATTGGATGTCCACAATAACCAATTATCGGGTATAATTCCAGAGAGTATAGGAAATGCTTCTGATCTGGTGTTCCTTAACCTCGCAGGAAATCATTTTCATGGTCAAGTACCACATCATATATGTAATTTGACAAATCTTTACATGTTAGACTTATCAAGTAATATCCTCTCCGGATCATTACCTCGTTGCTTCCAATCATCCGGACCGAGGCTTCTCGACTTTGCTGGGAATGCTATAACAGGCACAATTCCAAGTGGTTATTTCAATAATTCATTCCTTGCAGCATTGGATGTCAGCAATAACCAGCTTTCAGGTAAACTGCCGAGACAGATAGAAGATCATTTATCTTTGGAGATTCTTCTTCTCAGTAGAAATTCACTTGAAGGCCCAATACCAATTGAGTTATGCAAGCTGCAGTATTTACATGTTCTGGACCTTTCGCAAAACAATCTTTCAGGATCAATACCCTCTTGCTTTGGCAAAATGCACTTCAGGAAACCTGATTCAGCATATTCAGATCTCCTTCACGATGTTGATTACTTTGTCAAGATCGATAtgggtgtggagatattggtagaCCTTATGACAAAGGGCAACTTATATGCCTACGCAACAGATCATTTGCTTCAGATGTCCGCAATGGATTTGTCAGCAAACAAGTTGACAGAAAACATCCCGCCAGAAATTGGAAATCTACATGAGCTTGTACAATTGAATCTATCACACAATCAGCTAACAGGTCCAATTCCTGAAACTTTCTCaaaactcaatcagattgagagctTGGATATATCACACAATCAGTTGAGTGGTGTGATACCCCGGCAATTGGCTCAACTACATTTCTTGGAGGTCTTCTCTGTTGCTTACAATAACTTATCTGGATGTACACCGGATTTCAAAGACCAATTTGGCACATTCGACAAGAGTAGCTATGAAGGTAATGTTAGATTACATGGGCCGCCACTGGAGAAGACCTGTACATCTGCCTCAAGCCCAATTGTGCCACCCCAAGTAGAAGAAAACCAAGAAGATAGCAATGTGGAGGATGATGCCATCTTCTTTGCAATACTTGCAGCATCATTTGTAGTTGGCTTCTGGGGTTGCATTGCCTTTTTGTCATGTCATCACACTGGGCTAAACATTCGCAGTATAATGGATGGTTACGTGGACTCCTTGACTGAAAGAATATTAATGGCAGCACATAAGAGAAACCGCATGCAGCGGCGTCGCAGGTGAGATAAACCGCATGCAGCAAGACTCTTTTGGCGCTTGGTAATAAAGCAAAGCAAGCTTCTGTTCAACGTAGTTTTTTAAAATCTTCAATGCAATCAAGATTGATatagttttttgtttttttttgaatgattatATCATGCATTTGCATTTTGACAATCAATTGCAGGTTGTGATGATGATACTAAATGATATCCTATTCCATTTTCTCTGATATTATATGGCCGTATAGCTTTCAAAAACTTTGTTCCGGATTCTTCTAAGCAAGGATTATGAACCTTGAGACCCTGCGTCAAACTTATCACCTGGAACGACCCGTGTCATCTAGACAGGGAGAGCAATTGAAATTGACCCCTGACCATGACACTACGACAATTCTGTGCATTGTATAAATCTTATGCCTGCACAACTACAAGTTAGAAAGGAATTCAAAACAGAGTTGAATTTAAAAATTTCGTGCAACATGGGGAATTGTACTATGCTACCATTgataattagaaatttaatttttcacTTATGAAGGCGGTGAATTGAATTCAAAGCTTCTACCAAACCCAACCAAAATAGCTTAGATGGCAAACAACCATTATTAAcctaaaaaactaaaaaaatcaaAGCTAAACAATGTTCATTAAAACATACTTCATAAATATCATCAAACAAGAATGCTAATAAAACATAAGATGAATTATATTCCATAAACTAGCCtccactctttcaaaaaaaaattaaatactatTTTTCCCAACTCTTGAAGACAAATAAAATAATGAGCTACCAGCTAGTAACACTACCATCTCTAGTTGGATTGATTCAGGAGAATTTTCAGACTCGATATAGATCACTTTAACCGCTATAGATGAGAATGGATAGAGTCCATGAGCGAAATTTATTATATGTAGAAGCTTGAGTTGCAAGATAACATTATAGACGCCATAACTTAGTCATATGATGCCTAATTAagatgtttttttttaaaaaaaaatattggataattttttgagatttatgGTATAAGATCTCAAGCGATGAGATCCAAATTTCTTTTTTCGGCCTTTAAATAGATTGTTCAAACCAAAAGTTTCTTTTTTAGATAAGACTTTGACAAGATGTATCTTTTAATCAGAGCAAAATCAAATAGAGCTACAAAAGCTTCAGGTAGAATTGATGTAAAAGTCGAAatctaattttcaaagaattttagcttttcaattttatttttactaATCATGTCTATTTTAGAAAAAAGAGTTCTATTAAAACTAAAAAGAAGAATGCGATTTGAATTAAGGATGGACCTCACCATTACAAATAAAGATTGTATACGTTGCCTTTAAATTATCaatgaaagaaaagaggatcTAATTAGCCTTACTTTCACCATTGTTTCAtcatcttctaatttttttagagatattcGAGTGGAATGAGTTGATAAATATCTTCCTTCTTTCTAATCATAGATcaagaatataaataaaaaagaattttttatttgtatatccttttaaatatatgaaattataTGACTATCTTACAAAATCAATATTTGTATGTACattcttataaaatatatattttaagtgCATActcattgatttatttatttattttttatggctACCCATGCCATCTAACATCATTAAGAATTGggcaatctaaaattaaaataactgaaATATTCTTAATGGATAGATATGTAaaacaaaaaatttataaggatatgcatatgaatttttaataagatatatataaaataagaagtaatttttgataggatatattAGTAAATTTTTCATCCGTAATCTCTTGATCCGTCATCCATTAATTCGCATCTCCACCGACCAAGAGTCAAATGTCAAAACAACAGCTCACATTTTAACTGACGGTATGCGGACTTTTCATAGAAGACGGTGACCTACTTCTTTGCCTCCTCCAAAACTGGGATGGCCATATTTCTCCCCTTCTAGATGTTGTTATCCTCACCCCATTCCCGAAGCATCCAACATTAGGGAAGGGTGTCGTCACCCCTTTCCAAGTACTAACCCCTGACCATTTCCGAAAGATTCCCCTGCCGCTTCACGTCATTGTAATTTATTCTGTTGGAGGGTGTATCTACACCAACCAACAAAATGCTATaatcataagatcaaatctaccaTTTATCAGCATGAAAATTTATGCCATGAtatatcatatttgatgtgacaaTAGATCGTGAAGCCATCTAGCATGTGAGAAGGGTGAGGATGGTGATTTTAAAGAGGGGAGAGATCAAAATAGACGAGTAACAAGATTTCACTTTGGTAATTCTGCCCACTTCCTTAAGCCCAAGTGAGGATGGTGAACTTCTGCCCAACAACCAGGTGGCTCGAAACCATAGATTTCTCTAACCATGGGCATAAATGATTAGAACAAGAGaagcaaaaaataataattaaaaaaaagattaacgTGATTAGAGTCtaaatttaatttggtttctgATGGTAAAAAACCAAATTGGGGTTTAGCGAGGTAAAAATGCTATCCAACGAACCAGCAGAAACTAACAAGGTTTTTCTCGTGCTGAACTTTAAAGCAAATTGCACCAACCCTCTTCTAGACTTTGGGTCAATATGAAATTTCTTATGTTCCATTTGGTTGGGGTATGTCAAATCAcagataatttaataatttttaaaaatcacatatatgaaaaaataactgtgaaagaaaataagttttattatatttgattgataaaaaaattattttgaaaaatggtactaaaaaaaattactatatttgTTGGAGGTAATCGTATATTAGAACATGACTGAGTTTACAAATATATCCatcaacataaaataattttttaatataaagatCGTATTATCATCTTCAATCAAttttatataatgattataattACATAGCCTTTTGTATAATGCTATCTGCATCTTAATTGTTTTGCTAAAGCTCTATATtgaatgaatttaaaaaatatcaaaataaatttaataattacatatGTACTCTATTTTCTGAACTTTATTCTTCTTGATTTTTCTCGTTGCTAATAATATCTTATTATTGAAGGTACTTTTATCAAGTATGAATTACCACCACTGGGATTTACTAAATACCAATCTCTatggtatttattttattttatctcttcgaaaaataaatataagacccattaatttttttatcatctctctttttcattttttacatCAAGCGTAGTAATTTGAGATGGAATTTATTTTCTTGTACCAAATTAACCTAAACCAAATGGACCCTCAGGTTAAGCCTATTAAAATCTGGATATGAGAAGCATGGTCAAGAGATAAACATCAATTAATTGGGATCGTGTAGCCTTTGATCCTTCTCTATCTAAAGAGTGTCTTGATGCTAGGCTAGAGAGGCACGGATCCACACCAAGGTTGCATTGCCAAACTGATGCTCTGCTTTGAGATTTTGAAGGGCACAAATAGCTTCGCAAGAGAAGATGACAAGGTACTGCCAATTAAAGCTACTCATGAAGAAGGGAGTTGTTCACTACCTATTCTTTGGAGACTTCAGGAGGACTAGCTCGAGATGAAGACAAAGATCTAGCTTGTCACTATATGAAATTAAGGTATTAGTGATGGATATTagcaatgatatttttattattgctaataaaagatattagtgatggtattattgACGGTCATTTTGCCATCTCTAATAAGCCTTTTACTGATAGGCTTTGACAATGGGTTCGTATGCCGTCGTTAAAAGTATTACTGATGGCAGTTCTATTGCTATAGGTACTAGTGATGGCTATAGTGATGGAAAtttagccattgctaatactaACCCTAAAAGCCGCTCGTCGGTTCTTAACTTTTCATTTTTACTCATTCCGTCACCACCCCCCTCTTTCCCTCGCCTCCAGTCTCCTTTTTTCCCCACCATCGGATCCTGCTTCTTCAAAACCTCGGCTGCTTCTTTGAGCCCCTAGCCACTAGATCCCGCTTCCCCGAGCCCTCAGTTGCCTCCCCGAGCCCTCGATTGCCTCCGCCTCTTTGAGCCCCGACTGTGAGCCCTCGgccgcctcctcgagcccccagCCTGCTTCCCCTTAACTGCCTTCGGTCCTCCTCTTTCTCCTACCATTGGACCCGGCTTCCCCGAGCCCATGGCCACCTCCTTGAGCCCTACGGCCTCGGCCCGCCTCCATGAGCCCCTGGCTTGCCTCCCCCAGGCCACCTCCCTGAGCCCTTGACCCACATCCCTCTAGTCGTTGGCCCACCTTCCCGAGCCCCCAGCCTacctcccccttcttcccttGCCTTCCTCTTTCCTCCCCTTCTCTTGCCGCATAGCACTATCTCCTACTGCATAGTGCTGTCTCCATTCCGCAATGCCGTCTCCATGGGCTtagtgagtattagcgatggcggcGACGGCAGCTCCATAGTGGTTGCCAAATGctgttattttaaattttataatatttttaaatcaaatttataagatttagttaaattaaatttaatatttaaataaaattaataatatgttattaaatttagttaaattatttttaaattaataatatttaattaatttaaatcaataatattattatttttaataatattattatttttaataatattattattaaatttaatattattcttgaaaGGTGAAACCACTCTGAAAAGCTCTTTAGTGAGAATAGTCCTATTGCCTTAGACGGCAGGGCCGGTCTGAATTCGGATCGGACTTTCGGCTAGGTTTGAAATAGTTCAAATCGGAATTAGGTCTAATTATAGAATCCATTTGAATTTTGAACCGAGCTCGAATATATCTTTGGCTTGGTCCAGGCTCTACTCGAGCCTGACTCAAGAGTAGGCCCGATACTACCGGTCCGCATCCAATCAAAAACTAGTAGTGCTTTATTTATAAAGAGACTATGATGATTGTCTGTGtgagatgcacctaaagagtctagagagagatgaAGGTGATGCATTTCTATTATTGTTGTTATAGTTGCAAGATAAGCTTGGACGGCCTATTACATTGCAGGCAACTGCTTGTAGCTACCTtatggttaaaggtgcagaggaaGTTGCAATGCCCTattttctgatggcagatctaaccttcttcttttcctctttctattGTTTACTTCAttggtctctgatttaagtattgtttttaagtttgtatttatttttttaaaaaatttctactCTTAGTTTGCAGTTTTCTTACTTTGCAGCCATCTCATGGTTCGGGCCCACCCAAATGGGTTTGGATCGAGCTCGGGCCTGGGCTAGGTCCGAGCTCAGGCCTGGGCTAGGGCCAGGCTCAGgcttgattttttctaaaatcatcagGCTTAAGCCCGACCTGAAGCTCAAAAAGAATTTTTGGGCTGAGCTCGAATAGGGGTGGGGGGCTTGGGGAGGCAACCAGGGGCTCGGGGAGGCTATAATGACTGCCTGTGTGAGATGCGCCTAAAGAGTCTaaagagagatcgatggaggtgatgtATTTTTGTTCTTATTGTTGTAGTTGTAGGGCAAGCTTGGATAGACCTgaagctcaaaaaaaatttttgggctgAGCTCGAATAGGGGTGGGGGGCTTGGGGAGGCAACCAGGGGCTCGGGGAGGCTATAATGACTGCCTGTGtgagatgcacctaaagagtctaaagagagatcgatggaggtgatgtATTTTTGTTCTTATTGTTGTAGTTGTAGGGCAAGCTTGGATAGTCTGTCACATCGTAGATAATTGCTTGTAGCTACCTCATGATTAAAGGTgtagaggaacttgcaatgccttatttttcaatggcagatctgagccttcttcttttcctctttcccttgtttactttgttggtctctgatttaagtactatttttaagtttttattttatttttttaaaaaaacttttaTAGGGTTCGGGCTAGGCTCGGGCTTTTCAGAGTCATGATATTTTAGTTGAAGTATTTGAAAGATGTGATTTCAAATTACTGCAGATAAACTACTTTCAAGTAAACATGATGAATATATTGCAACATACTTTTGAAGATGGCAAGATCCGGACATCCACTATAATAAGCTGATTTCTAACCATAATTCCAAATTCTTTTGTATACCTATCATGAAGAAACCTAAAATATTTGGACTCGATATGCACACTTGAAAGGCAAAATCAAGtcaaaaaataagaaagattCAAACCTCCAGGATACTGCACTCCTTGTCTTGAGGGTGTTTACATGTAAAGGTCAACATTTCAGTTACTTATCACTCATTCAGTTGAGCTCATTGTTACAGCCATCACAGTAGGTAAGTCGAGcagtattaataattttttttactttaaatttttatatttagaggcttcacatagttaggcttgagtCAGAGGAAGGAGATCTAGAGATCAAAAGTCAATCTTCCTATTCGATAGATGGGATAGAGGTATAGATAtatctgtatcatcgaatgaaatatgtaaaaataatctaTTTGAAAATCAAAGGAGTATATTAAAACATACTCCTCCATGTCAGTTTAGACTTGAGGTGGAAGGGATGGATACAAgagggtcaaaattcaatctaaccatttgATGGATGGGCTGGAGGtatctatagctccatatcatcaaataaaatatataaagataGAGAGCTTGTCCACATTCAGAGCTACTCATAAGTATTATATCTtcactaaatatatttaaaatttaatcattttagagactaacatttattgttcaaaattaattttgtagcACATCTACAAAGCTTGGGATGCCTTATGTGGTTATCAggatcatccgatgattgatgtTAGGGCCAGTAAATAAGTTCTCTGGTTGGCCATCAGGGGCTTGTGATGCAGCTTGAGAGATACTGCTGGTAgatcaaagatgtttaatttttaaattcacaaTAAGttagtattctatttattaatatatagttGCTTCTATTTGTAGGGGTACTATCGatttgagactctttaggatgagAAGGCTAGCCGTCGGACCTTCAAGGAGGTGGCCATACGGAGGTTTTGGGATGGGTTGTATAGCCTTCGATAGTCTATCATAGAGCACTCTAGTTTTGAGTTACCATCAGATTGAAAGTATTACATAGATCACTGGATGCGGATGGACATATAGGAGGCCCTTTGCGACCAGTGGAGTACTAAGGAGTA
Above is a genomic segment from Elaeis guineensis isolate ETL-2024a chromosome 1, EG11, whole genome shotgun sequence containing:
- the LOC105035042 gene encoding LOW QUALITY PROTEIN: uncharacterized protein (The sequence of the model RefSeq protein was modified relative to this genomic sequence to represent the inferred CDS: inserted 1 base in 1 codon); the protein is MRNCYYFVTYSRLAILLWISLIVVLCNCSSSFGCPSEEYEALLELRSSLLHNDYTSPPTWGRGRDCCLWKRVICSNSTKQVSKLMLSRLVEYDQFKPWRLDFNIFSSFHELRQLNLSSNQXVGPLSQIDISGVRKLEILDLSDNMLTGTIPLSLKNLSSLNVLNLGHNQLNGTLNGEDISGLRKLEILDLSDNMLTETIPLSLKNLSSLNILNLGDNWLNGTLNKEDISRLRKLEIIDLSNNLLTRTIPLSLKNFSSLNVLNLRFNILNGTLHGEGSNLQRLRKLKILDLNYNRLIETFSLTLKNLSSLNVLNLRSNKLNGTLNGEYISGFKMLKILHLSDNMLSETIPISFKNLSSLSALYLGDNMLNGTLHMQDISTFKKLKILDLTYNSLIGMIPLSLKILLSGLQNLRELDLSDNQLNGSLPLSLKKLVSLQYLDLSSNLFDGHFSFSSFANLSNLEYVDLSDNAELFIHLDGGKFVPSFQLRFLILSHCNLDGNPLARPAFLASQYKLEGLDLSHNNLKGNFPNWLFKNLTRLTYLNLRNTSMTGALQFPNHPNAVMSIVDLSMNFLNGSIPTDIGTIFPNMTALNLSSNHLTGNIPSSLGNMSNLRDLDLSNNNLSGEVPTSLMLDCTELWLLKLSNNNLHGKLLGTDHSHASPPFVFLDGNNFTGTLRSFLSQQQQLFVLDVHNNQLSGIIPESIGNASDLVFLNLAGNHFHGQVPHHICNLTNLYMLDLSSNILSGSLPRCFQSSGPRLLDFAGNAITGTIPSGYFNNSFLAALDVSNNQLSGKLPRQIEDHLSLEILLLSRNSLEGPIPIELCKLQYLHVLDLSQNNLSGSIPSCFGKMHFRKPDSAYSDLLHDVDYFVKIDMGVEILVDLMTKGNLYAYATDHLLQMSAMDLSANKLTENIPPEIGNLHELVQLNLSHNQLTGPIPETFSKLNQIESLDISHNQLSGVIPRQLAQLHFLEVFSVAYNNLSGCTPDFKDQFGTFDKSSYEGNVRLHGPPLEKTCTSASSPIVPPQVEENQEDSNVEDDAIFFAILAASFVVGFWGCIAFLSCHHTGLNIRSIMDGYVDSLTERILMAAHKRNRMQRRRR